In Papaver somniferum cultivar HN1 chromosome 1, ASM357369v1, whole genome shotgun sequence, a genomic segment contains:
- the LOC113311319 gene encoding serine--tRNA ligase-like: MEDIDPSRSSPTPITVLLNLPYRVVSIVSGALNDAAAKKYDLEEHFPASNAYRELVSCSNCTHFQSRKLEIRFGQKKSNEQGKQYCHLLNSTLTATERTLCCILENYQQEDGVEIPTALQPFIPFQGRPSREAGKGPVLVTRPKGNKLLVLLNVGFICMVVLYAILFRP; this comes from the exons ATGGAAGATATAGACCCGTCTCGTTCATCACCTACACCAATCACCGTCCTC CTGAACTTGCCCTATCGAGTTGTTTCCATTGTTTCGGGTGCTTTGAATGATGCAGCTGCAAAGAAGTACGATCTGGAAGAACATTTCCCTGCCTCAAATGCATACAGAGAGCTGGTTTCATGCTCAAACTGTACCCACTTCCAGTCTAGAAAATTGGAAATTCGATTTGGGCAGAAAAAG AGCAATGAACAAGGGAAACAATACTGTCACCTGCTAAACTCAACCCTAACAGCAACAGAGAGGACCCTTTGTTGCATCCTTGAAAATTATCAGCAGGAAGATGGTGTTGAGATTCCGACAGCTTTACAACCATTCATCCCGTTTCAGGGCCGACCTTCAAGAGAAGCAGGAAAAGGGCCAGTTTTGGTAACAAGGCCTAAAGGAAATAAATTACTCGTTTTACTGAATGTTGGTTTTATATGCATGGTTGTACTGTATGCCATTCTTTTTAGGCCATGA
- the LOC113312028 gene encoding serine--tRNA ligase-like yields the protein MLDINLFRKEAGQEIIRESQRRRFASVELVDEVIRLDEEWRKRQFELDNLRKELNNISKEVKKLKNSGEDATEKIKSTEEYKQCKAAKDAQIQELKDLLYSKLDLIVKRKGRKDEDFLLLKSLNYKMSFRCE from the exons ATGTTAGATATCAATCTTTTCAGAAAAGAAGCAGGGCAGGAAATAATCCGTGAATCTCAGCGTCGTAGATTTGCAAGTGTTGAACTTGTCGATGAGGTTATACGCCTCGATGAAGAATGGCGTAAAC GTCAATTCGAGCTAGATAATTTGAGGAAAGAGCTAAATAATATCAGCAAAGAAGTTAAGAAACTTAAAAACTCTGGTGAAGATGCTACTGAAAAGATTAAAAGCACGGAGGAGTATAAACAGTGCAAAGCAGCCAAGGATGCTCAAATACAAGAACTAAAAGATTTGTTGTATTCCAAGTTGGATTTGATTGTGAAACGAAAAGGTAGAAAAGATGAAGATTTCTTACTATTGAAAAGCTTGAATTATAAAATGAGTTTTCGCTGTGAATAA